One region of Solanum pennellii chromosome 6, SPENNV200 genomic DNA includes:
- the LOC107023858 gene encoding 40S ribosomal protein S8-2 — protein sequence MGISRDSMHKRRATGGKQKTWRKKRKYELGRQPANTKISSNKTVRRIRVRGGNVKWRALRLDTGNYSWGSEAVTRKTRILDVVYNASNNELVRTQTLVKSAIVQVDAAPFKQWYLQHYGIDIGRKKKGAAKKETTTEEGDAAEEAKKSNHVVRKIEKRQKDRTLDSHLEEQFSSGRLYACISSRPGQCGRADGYILEGKELEFYMKKLQKKKGKASGASA from the exons ATGG GTATCTCAAGAGATTCTATGCACAAGAGACGTGCCACTGGTGGCAAGCAGAAAACTTGGAGGAAGAAGCGAAA GTACGAGCTTGGACGTCAACCAGCTAATACCAAGATTTCCAGTAACAAGACAGTCAGACGAATTCGTGTGCGTGGTGGTAATGTGAAGTGGAGGGCACTGAGGTTGGATACTGGAAACTATTCATGGGGTAGTGAGGCAGTCACACGCAAGACTCGTATCCTTGATGTGGTTTACAATGCCTCGAACAATGAGCTTGTCCGTACACAAACTCTTGTGAAGAGTGCAATTGTTCAAGTTGATGCAGCACCATTTAAACAGTGGTACCTCCAGCACTATGGTATTGACATTGGTAGGAAAAAGAAGGGGGCCGCTAAGAAGGAAACTACAACCGAG GAGGGAGATGCTGCTGAGGAAGCTAAGAAGAGCAACCATGTAGTCCGGAAAATTGAGAAACGTCAGAAGGATCGTACACTTGATAGTCACCTTGAAGAGCAATTCAGCTCTGGTAGGCTATATGCCTGCATCTCATCCCGCCCTGGTCAATGTGGCCGAGCTGATGG GTACATTTTGGAAGGGAAAGAGTTGGAATTCTATATGAAGAAACTTCAAAAGAAGAAAGGCAAGGCATCTGGTGCTTCTGCTTAA
- the LOC107021775 gene encoding uncharacterized protein LOC107021775 → MSGNGRMKRVTDPLNDKVKARIVGADLRELGYISSGSEHSADADTDVVSPSFSGLVFGFPDDLDQNQSSENDNSDTEFDESSVDNVPEMIFQSDTDLFRNVLCSHVFKALEVYSCLKLNKSVLRRNVMLCLRDFGYNAAVCKAKWESSGGLTAGNYEFIDVVRSDAVNCQTRYFVDLDFAAEFEIARPTNSYERLSQSLPKVFVGKSEELKQMLRTMSDAARRSLKSRDLHLPPWRKHRFMQNKWLGPYKRTSNITPSTNTPAFLLPPSNQAYIVKCRSVGFDTAVHGGLWLPAATRTR, encoded by the coding sequence atgtctggAAATGGCAGAATGAAGAGAGTAACTGACCCGTTAAACGATAAAGTGAAGGCTCGAATCGTCGGCGCCGATCTCCGGGAACTTGGTTACATCAGCAGCGGCAGTGAACACAGCGCCGATGCTGATACCGACGTCGTTTCACCTAGCTTTTCAGGTCTCGTTTTTGGTTTCCCTGATGATTTGGATCAAAATCAGTCATCGGAGAATGATAACTCCGATACTGAGTTTGATGAGTCGTCAGTTGATAACGTACcggaaatgatttttcaaagCGATACAGATTTGTTTAGGAATGTGTTGTGTTCTCATGTATTTAAAGCGTTAGAAGTTTATTCGtgtttgaaattgaataaaTCGGTACTCAGAAGGAATGTGATGCTGTGTTTGAGAGATTTTGGTTATAATGCTGCTGTATGTAAAGCGAAATGGGAGAGTTCCGGTGGACTTACCGCCGGTAACTATGAGTTCATCGATGTTGTTCGATCGGACGCTGTTAACTGTCAAACTCGTTACTTCGTCGATTTAGATTTCGCCGCGGAATTTGAGATCGCGAGACCGACGAACTCCTACGAACGGTTATCGCAGTCGCTACCGAAAGTTTTCGTCGGAAAAAGCGAAGAATTAAAGCAGATGTTGAGAACAATGAGCGACGCCGCTAGACGATCGTTGAAAAGCAGAGATCTACACCTTCCTCCATGGAGGAAACACCGTTTCATGCAAAACAAATGGCTCGGTCCGTACAAACGGACGTCGAATATCACTCCATCGACGAACACTCCGGCGTTTTTATTACCTCCATCAAATCAGGCATACATCGTGAAGTGCCGATCTGTTGGTTTCGACACCGCCGTTCACGGCGGTCTCTGGTTACCGGCGGCAACCCGGACTAGATGA
- the LOC107020982 gene encoding adenylylsulfatase HINT3: MEATSTATALRRLSLISSHFRTHCSSLQVSAFNCSSTDGENHENGCVFCMIVRGEAPALKVYEDDVCLCILDANPLCFGHSLVIPKSHFTSLQETPSSVVAAMSSKLPLISSAVMKATGCDSFNLLVNNGAAAGQVIYHTHIHIIPRKASDCLWTSETLSRCPLKSDEAQKLADGIRENLSISNNIEDSKGQGSSLIVN; this comes from the exons atggaGGCAACTTCAACTGCAACTGCGCTTCGTCGTCTTTCTCTTATCTCTTCCCATTTTCGTACTCATTGCTCGTCTCTTCAAGTCTCGGCATTCAATTGCAGCTCCACCGATggtgaaaatcatgaaaatgggtGTGTTTTCTGTATGATTGTTCGAGGTGAAGCACCTGCTTTAAAG GTCTATGAGGATGATGTATGCCTCTGCATTTTGGATGCAAACCCATTGTGTTTTGG GCACTCGCTTGTCATCCCAAAGTCTCATTTTACTTCTTTGCAAGAAACTCCATCATCA GTTGTGGCTGCCATGAGTTCAAAATTGCCCTTGATTAGCAGTGCAGTCATGAAAGCCACTGGTTGTg ATTCATTCAACTTGTTAGTTAACAACGGGGCAGCAGCTGGCCAGGTTATATATCAC ACCCATATTCATATAATTCCTCGTAAAGCAAGCGATTGCCTCTGGACTTCTGAG ACCTTAAGTAGATGTCCGCTGAAGTCAGACGAGGCTCAGAAACTTGCAGATGGTATTAGAGAAAACTTATCAATTTCGAACAACATTGAAGATAGTAAGGGGCAAGGATCAAGTCTCATTGTAAACTAG